One Prolixibacteraceae bacterium DNA segment encodes these proteins:
- a CDS encoding menaquinone biosynthesis decarboxylase, with product MAFRELAEFVDLLDQEGELIRVKEYVTPDMEITEIVDRFSKSKGGGKALLFENNGTDFPILINAMGSTKRMSMALGCFTLDQVGERIDKVFSELTSPKLSWIDKFKMIPTLKNVSSWMPKRSNSRGRCQENIFKGDDVDLTTLPVLRCWPADGGPFITLPCVVTEDPDTNIRNVGMYRMQVLDKNTTGMHWHKHKTGARHYNRHKELGTKMPVSVVLGGDPSLMFSATAPLPDNIDEYLLAGFLRDESVNLVKCITNDLYVPADADIIIEGFVDPQEELVWEGPFGDHTGFYSLADWYPKFHVTCITYKDRAIYPATIVGIPPMEDAYIQRASERIFLAPMKLVMVPEILDMDLPPAGVAHNITLAQINKTFSGQAHKVAYSMWGAGQMMFNKVMVITDESAPNVHSYRRMARIISQKVEVSRDIFFSRGPMDVLDHSSNAFAYGSKMGVDATEKLDEELQGFDHCVALDKKGTFVQPTSMPEYIVKVNGSLIEQEISVIIISIDKRSNMDLNDLKQYILNEKSFALAKFIVIVDRGVCIDDYDFVSWYCSGNIDPIRDCSIHEPMVPNAPSRMIIDGTRKTSLHDNFKRLWPNPVVSDDEMIEQIDMRWESLELGPFVSSPSRKYKSLMRGSGAVAEDI from the coding sequence ATGGCATTTAGAGAATTAGCAGAGTTTGTTGATCTATTGGATCAAGAGGGTGAATTAATCAGAGTGAAAGAGTATGTAACTCCTGATATGGAGATTACGGAAATTGTGGACAGGTTCTCGAAAAGTAAGGGAGGGGGAAAGGCACTATTATTTGAAAATAATGGTACGGATTTCCCTATTCTTATCAATGCTATGGGATCTACCAAAAGAATGTCTATGGCTTTGGGATGTTTTACTCTTGATCAGGTGGGTGAGAGAATAGATAAAGTCTTCTCCGAACTAACCTCTCCTAAACTTAGCTGGATTGACAAGTTTAAAATGATTCCAACCCTAAAAAATGTATCCTCTTGGATGCCTAAACGTTCTAATAGTAGAGGGAGATGTCAAGAGAATATCTTTAAAGGTGATGACGTCGACCTTACGACGCTTCCTGTCTTAAGATGTTGGCCTGCCGATGGTGGCCCATTTATAACCCTTCCTTGTGTGGTTACGGAAGATCCAGATACCAACATACGGAATGTAGGAATGTATCGTATGCAAGTATTGGATAAGAATACTACTGGTATGCATTGGCATAAGCATAAGACTGGTGCTAGACACTACAATAGACATAAAGAATTAGGGACAAAAATGCCTGTATCTGTCGTATTAGGCGGAGATCCTTCTCTTATGTTTTCTGCGACGGCTCCTTTGCCAGATAATATTGACGAATATTTATTGGCTGGTTTCTTAAGAGATGAATCTGTAAACCTTGTTAAATGTATCACCAATGATCTATATGTCCCTGCAGATGCTGATATCATTATTGAAGGGTTTGTAGATCCTCAAGAAGAGCTTGTGTGGGAAGGACCATTCGGGGATCATACTGGATTCTACTCTTTGGCAGATTGGTACCCAAAATTTCATGTTACTTGTATTACGTATAAGGATCGTGCAATCTATCCTGCTACAATCGTAGGAATCCCACCGATGGAAGATGCATACATTCAGCGAGCATCGGAGAGAATATTCTTAGCTCCAATGAAATTGGTAATGGTTCCTGAAATATTGGATATGGATTTACCTCCAGCTGGGGTTGCCCACAATATTACTTTGGCACAAATCAATAAGACATTTTCTGGTCAAGCTCATAAAGTGGCATATAGTATGTGGGGAGCAGGGCAGATGATGTTTAATAAGGTGATGGTTATCACTGATGAGTCAGCTCCTAATGTTCATAGTTATAGACGAATGGCTCGAATAATATCTCAGAAAGTAGAAGTGTCTAGAGATATCTTTTTCTCTAGAGGGCCAATGGACGTACTTGATCACTCTTCTAATGCTTTTGCTTACGGCTCTAAAATGGGTGTCGATGCAACCGAAAAACTAGATGAAGAGTTACAAGGCTTTGATCACTGTGTGGCATTAGACAAAAAAGGAACTTTTGTGCAGCCAACTTCTATGCCTGAATATATTGTTAAGGTCAATGGAAGTCTAATTGAACAGGAGATATCTGTTATCATCATTTCTATTGACAAACGATCAAATATGGATCTAAATGATCTAAAGCAATATATTTTAAATGAAAAATCTTTCGCACTAGCCAAATTCATTGTCATTGTAGATCGTGGAGTTTGTATTGATGATTATGATTTTGTTAGTTGGTACTGTTCTGGCAATATCGATCCAATAAGAGATTGTTCTATTCATGAACCAATGGTTCCTAATGCACCTAGTCGAATGATTATTGATGGAACTAGAAAGACTTCATTACATGATAATTTTAAACGATTGTGGCCAAATCCAGTAGTTTCTGATGATGAGATGATTGAACAAATTGATATGAGATGGGAAAGTTTAGAGTTAGGCCCTTTTGTCTCTTCTCCATCACGAAAGTATAAATCTCTGATGAGAGGATCTGGTGCGGTTGCTGAAGATATATAA
- a CDS encoding GLPGLI family protein, producing the protein MKKLLFVTFFFMIGHVYSQTIDGDVSSLSFQLIEKKIIDTAKVDIFYTLDFRKNPNKPDKISHAQTFLQVGNHCRCFKDYNEFLSDSVNDDCAVKSLSAMEGMMKYMSALKRRNYYKTILYGVQEDQLVRRHNIYPTIYEYSDSIPTFEWVITEKDSVILDYKCTMATCHYRGRDYEAWFAEDISMPYGPDVFGGLPGLIMDVHDTQFHYHFRLNGLYPVEHLQLIYKRDGEKVVSSTRSRCRKIYKHSREFPAQAMQQAFPNDKLTAEDIAQIKPKSYNPMELK; encoded by the coding sequence ATGAAAAAATTATTATTCGTTACCTTTTTCTTTATGATTGGTCATGTTTATTCTCAAACGATAGATGGAGATGTAAGTAGTCTGAGTTTTCAATTAATTGAGAAGAAGATTATTGATACGGCTAAAGTGGACATCTTTTATACTTTAGATTTCCGTAAAAATCCCAATAAACCTGATAAAATTAGTCATGCACAGACTTTTCTGCAAGTTGGTAACCATTGTAGATGTTTTAAGGACTATAATGAATTTCTTTCGGACTCTGTGAATGATGATTGTGCCGTAAAATCCCTGAGTGCGATGGAGGGAATGATGAAATACATGTCTGCTTTGAAGAGACGTAACTATTACAAAACGATTCTTTATGGTGTTCAGGAAGACCAATTAGTACGGAGACATAATATTTATCCTACGATCTATGAATATAGCGATAGTATTCCCACGTTTGAATGGGTAATTACAGAAAAGGATAGTGTCATTCTTGATTACAAATGTACAATGGCAACATGTCATTATCGAGGACGTGATTACGAAGCGTGGTTTGCAGAGGATATTTCCATGCCATATGGTCCGGATGTCTTTGGTGGCCTACCTGGATTAATTATGGATGTTCATGATACGCAATTTCATTATCATTTTCGATTAAATGGATTATATCCAGTCGAGCATCTTCAATTGATATATAAAAGAGATGGAGAGAAAGTGGTTTCTTCCACAAGATCCCGTTGTCGAAAGATTTATAAACATAGCAGAGAATTTCCTGCTCAAGCGATGCAACAAGCTTTTCCCAATGACAAATTAACGGCAGAAGATATTGCACAAATTAAGCCTAAATCATATAATCCTATGGAGTTAAAGTAA
- a CDS encoding isochorismatase family protein, protein MKITKDNSVALIIDLQEKLIPVMQKAKDTIKNNKIVISGLEALEIPTIFSQQYPQGLGTTVQEIVEKTSAFQSFDKTDFSCFKHDMFQSFLNANEAKNVIITGIESHICVLQTAIDLKDAGYNPIVVVDAIDSRKKINKKMAIKRFEMEGIMLTTVESILFELTESAKAPAFKTISKLIK, encoded by the coding sequence ATGAAAATAACAAAAGACAATTCAGTTGCACTTATCATTGACCTACAGGAGAAGTTGATTCCTGTAATGCAAAAAGCAAAGGATACGATTAAGAACAATAAAATTGTAATATCTGGTTTAGAAGCATTGGAGATACCCACTATTTTTTCTCAACAATATCCTCAAGGACTAGGAACAACAGTTCAAGAAATTGTAGAGAAAACAAGCGCATTCCAAAGCTTTGATAAGACAGACTTTAGCTGTTTCAAACACGATATGTTTCAGAGTTTTCTAAATGCCAACGAAGCAAAAAATGTGATTATTACGGGAATAGAGTCTCATATCTGTGTTCTTCAAACAGCAATAGATTTAAAAGATGCAGGATATAATCCCATCGTGGTAGTCGATGCTATTGATTCAAGAAAAAAGATCAATAAAAAAATGGCAATCAAACGATTTGAAATGGAAGGCATTATGCTAACAACTGTTGAATCAATTCTATTTGAGTTAACAGAATCTGCCAAAGCACCAGCATTCAAAACGATCTCTAAATTAATCAAATAA
- a CDS encoding zinc-dependent metalloprotease has protein sequence MKNFTFLVFLIAISLVTTAQPKKKSHCSNSDQYRAFMEHLAKDPGLSKKVEQSMFDGKKTLKLDLDADRKYVIPIVFHVIHDYGVENISDEKIMEALSIINKDYAAINEDMNQIVDRFNGSVGIPNIEFRLAKVDPLGNYTTGITRDVSPLTINGSWDHPEVKRINSWPHEKYLNIWIVRSSDGGNGSAWAYLPYQTDNEQYADLDGIIISSWAFGATTEGYHRILTHEIGHFLNLYHTWSPWLSCGETSACNEDDEVADTPNCTGYYGGCELDHHSCGSLDMIQNYMDYAKCPIAFTKGQVERMHHALHSKVSHRNNLWSKENIQNVLYPKHALVDLEGQNFNESSTNTGSFSTTITAKIIGDEFTSDPWNSSNITFKNLPQGLVPETKKIDENHFEISLSGKAIKHSSEDNITIEVEIKREALISNTTEKCGFGIPIVFRDPYRMIHNKLSISVDENNPWEYFTLKNTSNSYGLWYEKGKLRLETYKKNILCESQSENITPLNLGVLINEVSETWNEGGNYPNEHNFITSQYRSWEGKTAFLGFFVTNEMNENLYGWMKVSINNAGTQAELIEYALNTDPTKGIRAGQIDSQLPVYSQDTNTFEEDRDLNNGTVSTKASITFLSKYDIGSDRVLQPTTDYEISDVPTGLTSKIEVIDGNIWIQWMGTAIKHEKKDNRDITIQLKSNTFVGEESYTEEIVYHMNFIDPYRIITGELTDILVDSSNKWKWFNLFEEGPAYGNWMYKQSHIKLETYNKACITEQDSRNIQRLNRGEVVSEDRNWQKPGEYPDQLDIYHASYTKWGNTEGYIGIKFYLKDQLHYGWLKGKMEGYGERFHLVAYGYNEKPNAPIYAGEGETTLPLEVDIVADNYHIEEGNSVQFSLNSNQVVNSCNWTFEGGSPYTYSGTTPPRVTYNHKGVFNVTADIISGDQNSTVSKNDMVTVTKKVVNDYCIPKVEPKYLGLKIINVSVNNQTFDVNREGYIMSSNDFYFNRNETNIVYVDITPKWEGTYVKVWIDWNGDNKFTDEELACYMQGTTSAYGGAINIPTDAVPQTHMRCMLYYGNKDKKACDPITYQGMVVDYTVVIDNDKISTNIDQNNSEKDVIYPNPTKESFTVHLKGSSTITICNIEGITMKQVRLSKGLRQVSVRDLTPGVYFVKIKSGNTITKHRIIIQ, from the coding sequence ATGAAAAATTTTACTTTTCTAGTGTTTTTGATTGCTATTAGTTTAGTAACTACTGCACAACCCAAAAAGAAATCGCACTGCTCCAATAGCGATCAATATCGAGCATTTATGGAGCATCTAGCAAAAGATCCAGGACTTTCTAAGAAAGTGGAACAATCCATGTTTGACGGGAAAAAGACCTTAAAACTAGACTTAGACGCAGATAGGAAATATGTGATTCCGATTGTTTTTCACGTAATTCACGACTATGGAGTGGAGAACATTTCTGATGAAAAAATCATGGAGGCCCTCTCAATTATCAACAAGGATTATGCGGCAATTAATGAAGATATGAATCAGATTGTGGATCGATTTAATGGTTCTGTAGGAATACCAAACATCGAGTTTCGATTGGCAAAAGTAGATCCTTTAGGCAATTATACAACGGGAATTACGCGAGATGTATCTCCTCTTACAATTAATGGAAGCTGGGATCATCCTGAAGTTAAAAGAATTAACAGCTGGCCTCATGAAAAATATTTAAATATTTGGATTGTAAGAAGTTCTGATGGAGGGAATGGTTCGGCTTGGGCATATCTACCATACCAGACAGACAACGAGCAATATGCAGATCTTGATGGTATTATTATCTCTTCATGGGCTTTTGGAGCAACCACAGAAGGATATCATCGCATCTTAACTCATGAAATTGGACACTTTCTAAACCTATACCATACATGGAGTCCTTGGCTTAGTTGTGGCGAAACGTCTGCATGTAATGAAGACGACGAAGTTGCTGATACTCCAAACTGTACAGGTTATTATGGAGGTTGTGAATTAGACCATCACAGCTGCGGATCGTTAGATATGATTCAAAATTATATGGATTATGCAAAATGTCCCATTGCATTTACAAAAGGACAAGTAGAGAGAATGCACCATGCACTTCACTCTAAAGTTTCTCATCGTAATAATTTATGGAGTAAAGAAAATATCCAAAATGTATTATATCCCAAACATGCATTGGTAGATTTGGAAGGGCAAAATTTTAATGAAAGTAGTACAAACACAGGTTCATTCTCAACCACTATTACAGCCAAAATTATTGGAGATGAGTTTACTTCCGATCCATGGAATAGTTCAAATATTACGTTTAAAAATCTTCCACAAGGATTGGTTCCCGAAACAAAGAAGATTGATGAAAATCATTTCGAAATCTCTCTCTCAGGCAAGGCAATCAAACACTCCTCTGAAGATAATATTACCATAGAGGTCGAAATTAAAAGAGAAGCGCTTATTTCGAATACCACCGAGAAATGCGGTTTTGGAATCCCTATAGTATTTAGAGATCCATACAGAATGATTCACAATAAATTATCTATTTCGGTTGACGAAAATAACCCTTGGGAGTATTTTACACTTAAGAATACCTCTAATAGCTATGGTCTTTGGTATGAAAAAGGAAAACTTAGATTAGAGACGTATAAGAAAAATATTCTTTGTGAATCACAGAGTGAAAATATTACCCCACTCAATCTAGGTGTGTTGATTAATGAAGTGAGTGAAACATGGAATGAAGGAGGGAATTATCCAAATGAGCATAATTTTATAACATCACAATATAGAAGTTGGGAAGGGAAAACAGCATTTTTAGGTTTTTTTGTGACTAACGAGATGAACGAAAACCTCTATGGTTGGATGAAAGTATCAATCAATAATGCTGGTACACAAGCAGAATTAATAGAGTATGCTCTTAATACAGATCCAACAAAAGGAATCCGTGCAGGACAAATAGATTCACAGCTTCCAGTCTATAGTCAAGATACGAATACTTTTGAAGAGGATCGCGATTTGAACAATGGAACAGTCTCTACAAAAGCATCTATTACATTCTTGTCGAAATATGATATCGGTTCAGACAGAGTACTTCAACCAACTACTGATTACGAAATATCTGATGTGCCAACAGGCCTAACTTCTAAAATTGAAGTGATAGATGGAAATATATGGATTCAGTGGATGGGTACAGCTATTAAACATGAAAAGAAAGACAATAGGGATATAACCATTCAACTAAAATCCAACACCTTCGTAGGAGAGGAGAGCTATACTGAAGAGATTGTCTATCACATGAATTTTATAGATCCTTATAGAATTATTACTGGAGAATTAACAGATATACTCGTTGATAGTAGTAATAAGTGGAAATGGTTTAATCTATTTGAAGAGGGTCCTGCTTATGGAAACTGGATGTATAAGCAAAGTCATATCAAGCTTGAGACTTACAATAAGGCTTGTATTACGGAACAAGATTCAAGAAATATTCAAAGACTAAACAGGGGTGAAGTGGTCTCTGAAGATAGAAATTGGCAAAAGCCAGGTGAATATCCTGATCAATTAGATATATACCATGCTTCCTATACAAAATGGGGGAATACCGAAGGGTATATCGGGATTAAATTCTATCTTAAAGATCAATTACACTACGGATGGTTGAAAGGAAAGATGGAAGGCTATGGGGAACGCTTCCACCTTGTGGCATATGGTTATAATGAAAAGCCAAACGCGCCAATTTACGCTGGAGAAGGAGAAACAACATTACCTCTAGAGGTCGATATCGTAGCTGACAATTACCATATTGAAGAGGGAAATTCGGTACAGTTCTCACTGAATAGTAACCAAGTAGTGAATTCATGTAATTGGACCTTCGAAGGTGGTAGTCCATACACTTATAGCGGAACCACCCCACCTCGTGTCACATATAATCACAAAGGGGTTTTTAATGTCACAGCAGACATCATCTCAGGGGATCAAAATTCCACTGTATCCAAAAATGATATGGTTACTGTCACTAAAAAAGTAGTCAATGACTATTGTATTCCGAAAGTAGAGCCAAAATATTTAGGGCTAAAGATCATCAATGTTTCAGTTAACAATCAAACTTTTGATGTCAACAGAGAGGGATATATTATGTCAAGTAATGATTTCTATTTCAATCGCAACGAAACCAATATTGTTTACGTAGATATTACTCCAAAATGGGAAGGTACCTATGTCAAAGTTTGGATTGACTGGAATGGTGATAATAAATTTACCGATGAAGAGCTAGCTTGTTATATGCAAGGAACAACCTCTGCATATGGTGGTGCTATTAATATTCCAACAGATGCAGTACCACAAACTCATATGAGATGTATGCTCTATTATGGCAATAAAGACAAAAAAGCATGCGATCCTATTACATACCAAGGGATGGTTGTAGACTACACGGTTGTCATTGATAATGATAAAATCTCAACGAACATAGATCAAAACAATTCAGAAAAGGACGTTATTTATCCTAATCCAACAAAAGAATCATTTACGGTTCATTTAAAAGGATCTTCGACAATTACTATCTGTAATATAGAGGGCATTACAATGAAACAAGTGAGACTATCAAAAGGGTTAAGACAAGTTTCGGTACGGGATCTTACTCCTGGTGTATATTTTGTTAAGATAAAATCAGGCAATACCATTACAAAACATAGAATTATTATTCAATAA
- a CDS encoding SIS domain-containing protein yields the protein MKNIISDLLQREAQAVLNIPQDNDFEKAILIIEERVQKLGGKLVTSGMGKAGQIALNISTTFCSTGTPSIFLHPSEAQHGDLGVIQPNDVLLLISNSGRTSEIVALVHLAENLYPGLPLIVITSKSDSDLAEVADIVLLTGNPKELCPLGLTPSTSTTTMTVIGDILVNLMMKKINFTNEQYAKRHHGGYLGEKSKRQSKKQ from the coding sequence GTGAAAAATATCATTTCAGATTTACTACAACGTGAAGCACAGGCAGTATTAAACATACCACAAGACAACGACTTCGAAAAAGCCATTCTAATTATCGAAGAGCGTGTACAAAAACTTGGTGGAAAACTGGTAACCAGTGGCATGGGAAAAGCAGGACAGATTGCTTTGAATATTTCTACGACATTCTGTTCTACGGGAACTCCGTCTATCTTTCTTCACCCAAGTGAAGCGCAACATGGAGATCTTGGTGTAATTCAACCTAATGATGTTCTTCTTCTTATATCAAACTCAGGACGTACTAGTGAAATTGTTGCACTAGTCCATTTAGCAGAAAACCTTTATCCTGGGCTTCCTTTGATTGTAATCACATCAAAGTCAGATAGCGATCTTGCAGAAGTTGCAGATATTGTTCTCCTTACTGGTAATCCAAAAGAGTTATGTCCATTAGGATTGACACCAAGCACTTCGACCACGACCATGACAGTTATTGGAGATATTTTGGTTAATTTGATGATGAAGAAGATCAATTTCACCAATGAACAGTATGCCAAAAGACATCATGGAGGTTATCTTGGAGAGAAATCTAAGCGTCAATCAAAGAAACAATAA